The Lacipirellula parvula genome window below encodes:
- a CDS encoding lamin tail domain-containing protein, producing MISIYLKFGVRYLALALSLCLLAPASGSIILSEIMYEPQNGSANREWVELFNTGSSSIDLSGWQFGKPQVNAWTSAFPTGTTLGAGQALVLTPSASTFDSDWGTGKNRLQVSSFPALPNDPNTNVNNATIAIRNNLGVVQDTVVYRDGSGWPTTSGNDGNSIYVLPQYLSSTANDSGANWRPSSQGVYGAYWRGSGGDSENHASPGYVATTAQPKFAPSPDAVWSMVVVPDTQNYVARPNDTYILQKQMDWIVDNKEAFNIQVVLQEGDIVNRNSGTATNGVTAVQQWQAARDAFSTLNGVVPYIMATGNHDYGFVNSETRDTKFNTYFKATDNPLVDPTQGGILKGTMVPGELQNAYYEFTAPDGRDMLIFSLEFWPRDNVVDWAKSIAQQPQYADSTAVLLTHSLINSGDGYWGTTDESYLMEGGNDGSDLWNKLLKVSGNFEMTFNGHIGGDQVGYRVNKSNAGDDVHQMLINSQFETNAGNGWMRVLEFLADGETVRVSTYSPHFDLYRTNAANQFEITISPLTNPEYALVWNNNSGVATAITDGFATGNGSGGVGVSPASPWASPYNTGTQELVLGYNGIATFTGNGSRTIGSIRVGTDQADAIIAGRNGNGTFNANANVNLTVASTADSSGDFIVGEGGYAGVVNWNSNGTLDAQGKFRVGQGGVGTFNQNSGVVSSGASTGTLKYLAIGVNSGGDGEYNLNGGTLRPGGGPTGPADRQLIVGDVTAIGVLNIGNGVGAANSALVETDDDVILGRGGGAGAITVAADGKLAMVGNGAALVVGADAGSFGMVIQSGGAVSIDGELQIGADLGAVGKYTVSGGSTVSAADGAGALLIGRSGGEGTLRVEGAGNFRHQAEAFIGNVSNSAARARLEIIGSQAHVQFGQLENAVGGEAGVSEAIKWQADAGGVASLVIDGNGFLAANKVQLQDPLEVAANTGTGVSLSGDGIALELDLSAFTMSATLMLIDNRTTEAITGFFERGDSLDLYEEGAAMLGTGFNGTVHISYVGGTGNDVVLNLVAGSLNNADFNADGIVDGADFLQWQRNAGLATGAQLGQGDANGDGAVDAADLAVWKETFGTTASTRNAGAVPEPTAVCLLLSSLAAVAAIRRKR from the coding sequence ATGATTAGCATCTATCTTAAGTTCGGCGTTCGTTACTTAGCGCTCGCGCTGTCGCTCTGCTTGCTCGCTCCCGCCAGCGGCTCGATCATTCTCAGCGAGATCATGTACGAGCCGCAGAACGGCTCCGCCAATCGCGAGTGGGTCGAGCTGTTTAACACCGGCAGTTCGTCGATCGACCTCAGCGGCTGGCAGTTTGGCAAGCCGCAGGTTAATGCGTGGACCTCGGCGTTCCCGACTGGCACGACGCTCGGCGCCGGGCAGGCGCTGGTGCTCACGCCGAGCGCGTCGACGTTCGATTCCGATTGGGGAACCGGCAAGAACCGGCTGCAAGTTTCCAGCTTCCCCGCGTTGCCGAACGATCCGAACACCAACGTCAACAACGCGACAATCGCCATCCGCAACAACCTGGGCGTCGTGCAAGACACCGTCGTCTACCGCGACGGTTCGGGTTGGCCCACCACGAGCGGCAACGACGGCAACAGCATCTACGTGCTGCCGCAGTACCTCAGCAGCACGGCGAACGACTCGGGCGCTAATTGGCGGCCCTCGTCGCAAGGCGTTTACGGCGCCTACTGGCGCGGTTCCGGCGGCGACAGCGAGAACCACGCCTCGCCTGGCTACGTCGCGACGACCGCGCAGCCGAAGTTCGCCCCCTCGCCCGACGCCGTCTGGTCGATGGTGGTAGTCCCCGACACGCAAAATTACGTCGCTCGCCCGAACGACACCTACATTTTGCAGAAGCAGATGGATTGGATCGTCGACAACAAGGAGGCGTTCAACATCCAGGTCGTGCTCCAAGAAGGCGACATCGTCAATCGCAACAGCGGCACCGCGACCAACGGCGTCACCGCCGTGCAGCAGTGGCAAGCGGCTCGCGATGCGTTCAGCACGCTCAACGGCGTCGTGCCGTACATCATGGCGACCGGCAACCATGACTACGGGTTCGTCAATTCCGAGACCCGCGACACGAAATTCAACACCTACTTCAAGGCGACCGACAACCCGCTCGTCGATCCGACCCAAGGGGGCATCCTCAAGGGAACGATGGTCCCCGGCGAGCTGCAGAACGCCTACTACGAATTCACCGCGCCTGACGGCCGCGACATGCTGATCTTCTCGCTTGAATTCTGGCCGCGCGACAACGTCGTCGACTGGGCCAAGAGCATCGCGCAGCAGCCTCAGTACGCCGACTCGACGGCCGTGCTGCTCACTCACTCGCTCATCAATTCCGGCGACGGCTACTGGGGAACCACCGACGAGTCCTACCTGATGGAAGGGGGCAACGACGGCAGCGATCTTTGGAACAAGCTGCTGAAAGTTTCCGGCAATTTCGAGATGACCTTCAACGGTCACATCGGCGGCGACCAGGTTGGTTACCGAGTCAACAAGAGCAACGCCGGCGACGATGTCCATCAGATGCTCATCAACTCGCAGTTCGAAACCAACGCCGGCAACGGCTGGATGCGTGTACTCGAGTTCCTTGCCGACGGCGAAACGGTTCGCGTGAGCACCTACTCGCCCCACTTCGACCTCTACCGCACGAATGCGGCAAACCAGTTCGAGATCACGATTTCGCCGCTGACCAACCCAGAGTATGCGCTGGTCTGGAACAACAACAGCGGCGTCGCTACCGCGATCACCGACGGTTTTGCAACAGGCAATGGCAGCGGCGGCGTGGGCGTTTCGCCCGCCAGCCCTTGGGCTAGCCCGTACAACACCGGCACGCAGGAACTCGTGCTCGGTTACAACGGCATCGCGACGTTCACCGGAAACGGGAGCCGCACGATCGGTTCGATTCGCGTCGGCACCGATCAGGCTGATGCGATCATCGCCGGTCGCAACGGCAACGGGACGTTCAACGCGAACGCAAACGTGAACCTCACGGTCGCTAGCACTGCCGATAGCAGCGGCGACTTCATCGTCGGCGAAGGGGGCTATGCCGGCGTCGTTAACTGGAACAGCAACGGCACGCTCGACGCCCAAGGTAAGTTTCGCGTGGGGCAGGGGGGCGTCGGCACGTTCAATCAGAATAGCGGCGTTGTTAGCAGCGGCGCCTCGACGGGGACGCTCAAGTATCTCGCGATCGGCGTCAACTCAGGCGGCGACGGCGAGTACAACCTCAATGGCGGCACGCTGCGGCCAGGCGGCGGGCCGACGGGGCCGGCTGATCGGCAACTCATCGTCGGCGACGTTACCGCGATCGGCGTGCTGAACATCGGCAACGGCGTCGGCGCCGCGAACTCCGCGCTCGTCGAAACCGACGACGACGTTATCCTCGGTCGCGGCGGCGGAGCGGGCGCGATCACTGTCGCCGCTGACGGCAAGCTCGCCATGGTCGGCAATGGCGCCGCGCTCGTCGTCGGCGCCGACGCCGGCAGCTTCGGCATGGTGATTCAATCGGGCGGCGCGGTGTCGATCGACGGCGAACTCCAAATCGGCGCCGACCTTGGCGCCGTTGGCAAGTACACCGTCTCCGGCGGCAGCACCGTGAGCGCCGCCGATGGCGCCGGCGCCTTGCTCATCGGTCGCTCCGGTGGTGAGGGGACGCTCCGCGTCGAAGGAGCGGGCAACTTCCGTCACCAGGCCGAAGCCTTCATTGGCAACGTCTCGAACTCCGCCGCTCGGGCACGCTTGGAAATTATCGGCAGCCAAGCGCACGTGCAGTTCGGCCAGTTGGAGAACGCCGTTGGCGGCGAAGCGGGCGTCAGCGAAGCGATCAAGTGGCAAGCCGACGCGGGCGGCGTCGCGTCGCTGGTGATCGACGGCAACGGCTTCCTCGCTGCCAATAAGGTCCAGCTGCAAGATCCGCTTGAAGTCGCCGCGAACACCGGTACGGGCGTTTCGCTCTCCGGCGACGGCATCGCACTCGAACTCGATCTCTCGGCCTTCACGATGAGCGCGACGCTCATGCTGATCGACAACCGCACCACCGAAGCGATCACCGGCTTCTTCGAACGGGGCGACTCGCTCGATCTCTACGAAGAAGGCGCCGCGATGCTCGGAACTGGTTTTAACGGCACGGTGCACATCAGCTACGTCGGCGGTACGGGCAACGACGTCGTGCTGAATCTTGTCGCCGGCTCGCTCAACAACGCCGACTTCAATGCTGACGGCATCGTCGATGGCGCCGATTTCCTGCAGTGGCAGCGGAATGCGGGCCTAGCGACTGGCGCTCAGCTTGGCCAAGGCGACGCGAACGGCGACGGAGCGGTCGACGCCGCCGACTTGGCCGTTTGGAAAGAGACGTTCGGCACGACCGCCAGCACGCGAAACGCCGGCGCCGTTCCCGAACCGACCGCTGTCTGCTTGCTACTCAGCAGCCTCGCCGCCGTCGCCGCCATCCGCCGCAAGCGGTAG
- a CDS encoding sulfatase-like hydrolase/transferase — translation MLITRCVILLLLSVATIAMPRANAAAPNIVIINMDDFGWGDFGTYGSAYAQTPNVDRLAADGLKFTQFYSGAPICSPSRATLFTGQYAARSGINSFIDSSASNLSRDNANSLPLTSPSMARAFQDGGYATGHFGKWHLGGGRDVGYEVGTTAGTNVTAPRIVDYGYDEAWTQFEGLGNRIINVEPYGGTAAGVTTRPSNYFNGLNQQSDARGTGGGLDEIVYLERQYNATFMIDRAIDFLDQSKAADPNQPVFMNVWLDESHTPHVPPAALQAKYNALYPSLPAESRDYLAILEYADEQIGRLIDHIDQQGLDEETLILVMADNGAVGANASSIGSNGPFRGSKGSMFEGGFREPLIARWTGNVAAGRTDDDTVIWGADMLPTLLGIAGVDAPVGAAFDGENLSQALLSGQSQTRTTPLFWDMNRGTEDRHVNPNPAGAGANGQEAFAIRSGNWKLLLNADGTAPELYNLANDVGETNNLATSQPAVVQDLASQGLAIRYSTPSRNLPDTVTPIVRLKAEDLAALSNGAPVGAWSDSATGDSFNGTVSQANAANRPTLATGALNGKAVVTFDGDDALQSSTSNSLPTPGQGITVFAVTTSDTSGATAERLGQIGRSNGAAGSVAGLDVSNSPTTTANGGAGFRYNDGSSLYDTPLADSGFHIVVWQVDDGQAYSDAKLFVDGTLPANTFTGNGSTTLSTTFSGNDLELLLGTGRSASGSLLTTDYFSGQLAEFVVFNDQLSVGQINLVANYLSSEYALPFAYDTTLNVFDVDGLAWTGGTANFTVAWNAGNGSGGPAPNATSPFSDGGQALFLGNGGTAQFNDSTVISPTDRVQSLRVGTAHAGLIIDAAQGDGTLIASGSKSLTIGNGAVPTGSSETGDVLVGEAGYNGAVTWGSSGTLKIEGRLRIGQGGTGVFTQTAGTVSAGDVGGTLKFAGVGNGAGSHGTYNLNNGRLQTGGGLSGVELRQLRIGAAGGVGVVNVGDGTGAAGTARFESRDDIFVGQDGGDGTLTVKSDGAIVLQGSNAEFHVANANGATGLVMQSGGSVSTQAMFGIATGAGSYGEYQLSGGTVTASGLLRIAATGSTGKLQVSGTGSLTSSGNIYVGHGDYAGSQGTLELVGSDAFIQVGRLQNALGVDETIRWVADADGVTPLSIVGSGGVERVQLQSPIEVVANTGANGQGNLRGDGIALSLDLSAITASRTLTLINNQTTQSATGFFENGLTGNLYEQGEQILGTGFHGTVSISYVGGTGNDVVLSLVASPFSRADFDFDGDVDGADFLAWQRGYGQATPGDADGNGVVDGADLAIWKSEFSAAAVGAATPANATVPEPSGLLLAMVAGLLLQRFRSSYVVELER, via the coding sequence TTGTTGATCACCCGGTGCGTCATACTTCTGCTGCTCTCCGTCGCGACGATCGCCATGCCGCGGGCGAACGCCGCTGCGCCGAACATCGTCATCATCAACATGGATGATTTCGGCTGGGGCGACTTCGGGACCTACGGCAGCGCCTACGCGCAAACGCCGAACGTCGACCGGCTCGCGGCAGACGGGTTGAAGTTCACCCAGTTCTATTCTGGTGCGCCGATTTGCTCGCCGTCGCGGGCGACGCTCTTCACCGGCCAGTACGCAGCTCGGTCGGGGATCAACTCGTTCATCGACAGCTCGGCGTCGAATCTCTCGCGCGACAACGCAAACAGCCTGCCGCTCACGTCGCCGTCGATGGCCCGCGCGTTCCAGGATGGCGGCTATGCGACCGGCCACTTCGGCAAGTGGCATCTCGGCGGCGGCCGCGACGTTGGCTACGAAGTCGGAACCACCGCCGGCACGAACGTCACGGCGCCGCGCATCGTCGACTACGGCTACGACGAAGCTTGGACGCAGTTCGAGGGCCTCGGCAATCGCATCATCAACGTGGAACCGTACGGCGGCACGGCGGCGGGCGTCACGACTCGGCCCAGCAACTATTTTAATGGCCTCAACCAGCAAAGTGACGCCCGCGGCACGGGTGGCGGTCTCGATGAGATCGTCTATCTCGAACGGCAGTACAATGCGACGTTTATGATCGATCGGGCGATCGACTTTCTCGATCAGTCGAAGGCGGCCGATCCGAATCAGCCGGTGTTCATGAACGTTTGGCTCGACGAGTCGCATACGCCGCACGTCCCGCCCGCAGCGCTGCAGGCCAAGTACAACGCCCTCTATCCGAGTTTGCCGGCCGAGTCGCGCGATTATCTCGCGATCCTTGAATACGCCGACGAGCAGATTGGTCGCCTGATCGATCACATCGACCAGCAAGGTCTCGACGAAGAGACGCTCATTCTCGTGATGGCCGACAACGGCGCCGTCGGGGCGAATGCGAGCAGCATCGGGTCGAACGGACCCTTCCGCGGCTCGAAGGGCTCGATGTTCGAAGGAGGCTTCCGCGAGCCGCTCATCGCCCGCTGGACCGGCAACGTCGCCGCGGGCCGCACCGACGACGACACCGTCATTTGGGGCGCTGACATGTTGCCGACGCTGCTCGGGATCGCCGGCGTCGACGCACCGGTGGGCGCTGCGTTCGATGGCGAGAACTTGAGCCAGGCCTTGCTCAGCGGCCAGTCGCAGACGCGCACGACGCCGCTCTTCTGGGACATGAACCGCGGCACGGAAGATCGCCATGTAAACCCGAATCCCGCCGGTGCGGGCGCGAACGGCCAAGAGGCGTTTGCGATTCGCTCGGGCAATTGGAAGCTGCTGCTCAACGCCGATGGCACGGCCCCCGAACTCTACAACCTCGCCAACGACGTCGGCGAGACGAACAATCTCGCCACCTCGCAGCCCGCCGTCGTGCAAGATCTCGCGAGCCAAGGTCTCGCGATTCGCTACTCGACCCCGTCGCGGAATCTGCCTGACACGGTGACGCCGATCGTGCGCCTGAAAGCGGAAGACCTTGCCGCGCTCAGCAACGGCGCCCCGGTCGGTGCGTGGAGCGATTCAGCCACCGGCGATTCATTTAACGGCACGGTGTCGCAAGCGAACGCGGCGAATCGGCCGACGCTTGCCACCGGCGCTCTGAACGGCAAGGCGGTGGTGACGTTCGACGGCGACGATGCGTTGCAATCGTCGACCTCCAACTCGTTGCCGACGCCAGGGCAGGGGATCACCGTCTTCGCTGTAACGACTAGCGACACTTCCGGCGCCACGGCGGAGCGGCTCGGCCAAATTGGCCGCAGCAACGGCGCCGCGGGGAGCGTCGCCGGCCTCGATGTCTCGAACTCGCCGACGACTACCGCCAATGGCGGCGCCGGCTTCCGTTACAACGATGGTTCGTCGCTCTACGACACGCCGCTCGCCGATTCCGGGTTTCACATCGTCGTGTGGCAAGTCGACGACGGGCAGGCCTACTCCGACGCCAAGTTGTTCGTTGACGGTACGCTGCCGGCCAACACGTTCACCGGCAACGGCAGCACGACGCTGAGCACCACCTTCAGCGGCAACGACCTCGAACTGCTGCTCGGCACAGGGCGATCAGCCAGCGGCTCGTTGCTGACGACCGACTACTTCAGCGGCCAACTCGCCGAGTTCGTCGTTTTCAACGATCAGCTTTCGGTGGGGCAGATCAACCTCGTTGCCAACTACCTGAGCAGCGAGTACGCGCTGCCGTTCGCATACGACACGACGCTCAACGTGTTCGACGTCGACGGTCTCGCGTGGACGGGTGGAACGGCGAATTTCACGGTAGCGTGGAATGCCGGCAATGGTTCAGGCGGCCCCGCGCCGAATGCGACGAGCCCCTTCAGCGACGGCGGGCAGGCGCTGTTCCTGGGCAACGGCGGTACGGCGCAGTTCAACGACTCGACCGTGATCTCGCCCACCGATCGCGTTCAATCCTTGCGCGTCGGCACCGCTCATGCTGGGTTGATCATCGACGCCGCCCAAGGCGACGGCACGCTCATCGCTTCAGGCTCGAAGAGTCTCACCATCGGCAATGGCGCCGTGCCAACCGGCAGCAGCGAGACGGGCGACGTGCTCGTCGGCGAGGCGGGGTACAACGGCGCCGTCACTTGGGGGAGCAGCGGCACGTTGAAGATCGAGGGCCGCCTGCGCATTGGGCAAGGAGGCACTGGCGTCTTCACGCAAACCGCGGGCACGGTGTCGGCGGGCGACGTGGGCGGCACGCTCAAGTTCGCTGGCGTCGGCAACGGCGCTGGTTCGCACGGAACTTACAACTTGAATAACGGCCGGCTGCAAACCGGAGGCGGATTGAGCGGCGTTGAACTCCGGCAACTGCGCATCGGCGCCGCGGGGGGCGTCGGCGTCGTCAACGTCGGCGACGGCACAGGCGCTGCTGGCACGGCGCGGTTCGAATCTCGCGACGACATCTTTGTCGGCCAAGACGGCGGCGACGGCACGCTGACCGTCAAGTCCGACGGCGCCATTGTGCTGCAAGGGAGCAACGCTGAGTTCCACGTTGCGAACGCCAACGGCGCGACTGGCCTCGTGATGCAAAGCGGCGGCAGCGTCAGCACGCAGGCGATGTTCGGGATCGCGACGGGCGCCGGTTCTTATGGCGAGTATCAACTCAGCGGCGGCACCGTTACGGCTTCAGGGCTGTTGCGCATCGCCGCCACCGGTTCCACCGGAAAGCTGCAGGTGAGCGGCACCGGGTCGCTGACGTCGTCGGGGAACATCTACGTCGGCCACGGCGACTACGCGGGCTCGCAGGGAACGCTCGAACTCGTCGGCAGCGACGCCTTCATCCAAGTCGGCCGGCTGCAAAACGCGCTCGGCGTCGATGAAACAATCCGCTGGGTCGCCGATGCCGATGGCGTGACGCCGCTCAGCATCGTCGGATCCGGCGGCGTCGAACGGGTGCAACTCCAAAGTCCGATCGAAGTCGTCGCGAACACCGGCGCCAACGGTCAGGGCAATCTCCGCGGCGACGGCATCGCGTTGTCGCTCGATCTGTCGGCGATCACCGCGAGCCGCACGCTCACGCTCATCAACAACCAAACGACGCAGAGCGCGACTGGGTTCTTCGAGAATGGTCTGACTGGCAACCTCTACGAACAGGGTGAACAGATTTTGGGGACGGGGTTCCACGGTACAGTCTCGATCAGCTACGTCGGCGGTACGGGGAACGACGTGGTGCTCAGCTTGGTCGCTTCGCCGTTCTCGCGGGCTGACTTCGATTTCGACGGCGACGTCGATGGCGCCGATTTCCTCGCTTGGCAGCGAGGCTACGGGCAAGCGACGCCCGGCGACGCCGACGGCAACGGGGTTGTCGACGGCGCTGACCTGGCGATTTGGAAAAGCGAATTCAGCGCGGCCGCGGTCGGCGCCGCGACTCCAGCAAATGCCACGGTCCCTGAACCAAGCGGCCTGTTGCTCGCTATGGTGGCCGGGTTGCTGCTGCAGCGATTCCGATCATCATATGTTGTGGAACTTGAGCGTTAG
- a CDS encoding dockerin type I domain-containing protein — protein sequence MMNYQRTKKAAALAAAWAIVGGSQAWGANIIWNKTTGNFQDANAWSYTSGSAEAQLTDPFAYPGEGGLPGANVLYIGNNGEATLNTTSTINGAGYENLVYGIQVGTNAGAANVAGPNDYRGAGTLRVTGNTPLLVRYATSATEPYGAFYIGGNAPTAGTVVWDSTGALTVEGAFRVGQAGTGTFTQNNGTVKAGTNTAAASVFFAVGNNSTGTYNLNNGVLNVGAALDTALGEEVRRNTRIGAGTGTAVFNLGDGTGAAASAKFVTWDDFTIGHSTASTGTFNIKSDGRLEINFAALHKANGGTGGPAPFVVNAGAFNQQGGSLDADGILQIGPSRAAAYNITGSTGTSNVRALDVGNFGTLNFTFDAGGATPIIVEGDTNTAGDTAKGLTLGATSVLSLNSFNAYNSNSTLTLVNSLDPTVLAVGTFGNYTQGQSVGTNALGTQFYLNYYGGVDNNDIVLQATTPGSLTSGLVWNTTAANFTAGFASGNGNYGVGTFPANPFSGGQELYLGNNGVAALSGATSESVALLHVGTDQASARIANRDGNGTVNATGSVSLKSSATGGVGDIIVGSGGQSGTINWGSTGTLEAEAKLWVGDGGTGVVTQTAGIVSGGTSTAGTFLAVGHGAGGNGTYNLNNGQFRPTGTLDNAQIRVTAIGDEGATGILNVGDGTGAAGSALLEANNDLWIGRNGGVATLNVKSDGQIRLDSVTGGVGGNAELNVGNGSTGTVVQTGGSVSTTDIVRIGVGVGGVGSYTISGGTFESATDGSGAFQLGRQGGTGTLRIEGTGKVTHGAEFFVGNETNTGGTGRLELIGSQAGLQIGKLENAPGGAAGVNEIIRWAADANGVTPMVVTGAGPTAASVQLQDPTEVTANTGAGATLSGDGIALELNLSAFTSSGILKLIDNQTAEAVTGFFENGTSLDLYEEGASILGTGYAGTVNISYIGGDGNDVVLNLVGSIVNNADFNSDGKVDGKDFLAWQRGFGVNSGATLAQGDANGDGAVNAADLTVWKGQFGVPAQIAAAAVPEPHSIALASAAFGLIAVARRRGARR from the coding sequence ATGATGAACTACCAACGGACGAAGAAAGCGGCGGCTCTCGCGGCTGCGTGGGCCATTGTCGGCGGCTCGCAGGCATGGGGCGCCAACATCATTTGGAACAAGACGACCGGCAACTTTCAGGACGCCAACGCCTGGTCGTACACCAGCGGCAGCGCGGAAGCGCAACTCACCGATCCCTTCGCCTATCCCGGCGAAGGAGGGTTGCCTGGCGCCAACGTGCTCTACATCGGCAACAACGGCGAGGCGACGCTCAACACGACTTCGACGATCAACGGCGCCGGCTACGAGAACCTGGTGTACGGGATTCAGGTCGGCACGAACGCCGGCGCTGCGAACGTCGCAGGCCCGAACGACTATCGAGGCGCCGGCACGCTGCGCGTTACCGGCAACACGCCGCTGCTGGTCCGATACGCGACGTCGGCCACCGAGCCGTACGGGGCGTTCTACATTGGCGGCAATGCACCGACTGCCGGAACCGTCGTGTGGGACAGCACCGGCGCCCTTACGGTGGAAGGGGCGTTCCGCGTCGGCCAAGCCGGGACGGGAACGTTCACGCAAAACAACGGCACGGTGAAGGCTGGAACGAACACGGCCGCTGCGAGCGTCTTCTTCGCCGTCGGCAACAATTCGACCGGTACGTACAACCTGAATAACGGCGTCTTGAACGTCGGCGCCGCGCTCGATACCGCGCTGGGCGAAGAAGTTCGCCGCAACACTCGCATCGGCGCCGGCACCGGGACGGCCGTGTTTAACCTGGGCGATGGAACGGGCGCCGCCGCTTCTGCGAAGTTCGTCACTTGGGACGACTTTACGATCGGGCACAGCACTGCTTCCACCGGTACGTTCAACATCAAGTCGGACGGGCGGCTCGAAATCAACTTCGCCGCGCTCCACAAAGCGAACGGCGGCACGGGCGGCCCGGCGCCGTTCGTCGTCAATGCCGGGGCTTTCAATCAGCAAGGGGGCTCGCTCGACGCCGACGGCATCCTGCAAATCGGCCCCAGCCGCGCGGCGGCGTACAACATCACCGGCTCGACCGGTACGAGCAATGTGCGGGCGCTCGACGTCGGCAATTTCGGCACGCTGAACTTTACGTTCGACGCTGGCGGCGCCACGCCGATCATCGTCGAAGGCGATACTAACACCGCGGGCGATACTGCGAAGGGGCTCACTCTGGGGGCCACGTCGGTCCTGAGCCTGAACTCGTTCAACGCCTATAACTCGAACAGCACCCTCACGCTCGTCAACTCGCTCGATCCAACGGTCTTGGCGGTCGGCACGTTCGGCAACTACACGCAGGGCCAATCGGTCGGCACGAACGCCCTCGGCACGCAGTTCTACCTGAACTACTACGGCGGCGTGGACAACAACGACATCGTTCTGCAGGCCACCACGCCCGGCAGTTTGACGAGCGGCCTCGTGTGGAACACGACGGCGGCGAATTTCACCGCCGGTTTTGCCAGTGGCAACGGCAACTACGGCGTCGGCACGTTCCCCGCGAATCCCTTCAGTGGCGGGCAGGAACTCTACCTCGGCAACAACGGCGTTGCGGCGCTCAGCGGCGCTACGAGCGAATCGGTCGCGCTGCTGCATGTCGGCACCGATCAGGCCTCGGCCCGCATCGCCAATCGCGATGGTAACGGTACGGTGAACGCGACCGGTTCGGTGAGCCTGAAGTCGAGCGCCACGGGCGGCGTCGGCGACATTATCGTCGGTTCTGGCGGTCAGAGCGGCACGATCAACTGGGGGAGCACCGGCACGCTTGAAGCGGAAGCGAAGTTGTGGGTCGGCGACGGCGGCACGGGCGTCGTCACGCAAACCGCAGGCATCGTTAGCGGCGGCACGAGCACTGCGGGGACTTTCCTCGCCGTTGGGCACGGCGCTGGCGGCAACGGCACGTACAACCTGAACAATGGCCAGTTCCGGCCGACGGGCACGCTCGACAACGCGCAGATTCGCGTCACCGCGATTGGCGACGAGGGAGCGACCGGCATTTTGAACGTCGGCGACGGCACTGGAGCCGCCGGCTCCGCACTGCTGGAAGCGAACAACGATCTGTGGATCGGCCGTAACGGCGGCGTCGCGACGCTCAACGTCAAGTCGGACGGACAGATTCGCCTTGATAGCGTCACTGGCGGCGTGGGCGGCAATGCCGAACTCAACGTCGGCAACGGCAGCACCGGCACGGTGGTGCAAACCGGCGGCTCGGTTTCCACGACCGACATCGTTCGCATCGGCGTCGGCGTGGGCGGCGTCGGTTCGTACACGATCAGCGGCGGCACGTTTGAAAGCGCCACCGATGGTTCGGGCGCCTTCCAGCTAGGCCGGCAAGGCGGCACTGGCACGCTCCGCATCGAAGGGACCGGCAAGGTGACTCACGGCGCCGAGTTCTTCGTCGGCAACGAAACGAACACCGGCGGCACCGGTCGTTTGGAACTTATCGGTAGCCAGGCCGGCTTGCAGATTGGGAAACTTGAGAACGCTCCCGGCGGCGCCGCAGGCGTCAATGAGATCATCCGCTGGGCCGCTGATGCAAACGGCGTCACGCCGATGGTCGTCACCGGCGCTGGTCCGACGGCCGCCAGCGTTCAACTGCAAGATCCCACCGAAGTCACCGCGAACACCGGCGCCGGCGCCACGCTTTCGGGCGACGGCATTGCACTCGAGCTGAACCTTTCTGCCTTCACTAGCAGCGGCATCCTCAAGCTGATCGACAACCAAACCGCGGAAGCCGTCACGGGCTTCTTCGAGAACGGCACGTCGCTCGACCTCTATGAGGAAGGGGCGTCGATTCTCGGCACCGGTTACGCCGGCACGGTGAACATCAGCTACATCGGCGGCGACGGTAACGACGTCGTGCTGAACCTGGTGGGCAGCATCGTCAATAACGCCGACTTCAACAGCGACGGCAAGGTTGACGGTAAGGACTTCCTCGCTTGGCAACGCGGCTTCGGCGTGAACAGCGGCGCGACGCTCGCCCAGGGCGATGCGAACGGCGATGGTGCCGTTAACGCGGCCGACCTCACCGTTTGGAAGGGCCAGTTCGGCGTCCCGGCGCAGATCGCCGCGGCTGCCGTGCCGGAGCCCCACTCGATCGCTCTGGCATCGGCGGCATTCGGCTTGATCGCCGTTGCCCGTCGCCGGGGTGCTCGCCGCTAG